One Tachypleus tridentatus isolate NWPU-2018 chromosome 3, ASM421037v1, whole genome shotgun sequence DNA window includes the following coding sequences:
- the LOC143247744 gene encoding innexin inx2-like: MVLDLFGALKGALKFATYSIDDSVCRLHYKATVLILTAFSLLVTSTQYFGDPIDCVSTDDIPQNLLDTYCWIHTTFTLPSAMDLKVGVEVVAPGVKKTEVGEKKVYHTYYQWVCFVLFLQAAMFYLPRYLWKIWEGSLVKNLVSSLNSPVLSFEAKSEAVSLVVEYLKTHLNNHGRYIGYFVITEIMYFVNVIGQMYLIDKFLGGEFTTYGTDVIKFARTEQRDRVDPMIRVFPRMTKCSFYQFGSSGDVKKHDTLCMLSLNIINEKIYIFLWFWLVMLCVVSGIKLVYRIFTLLWRNGRHLILKARANMANQADVDTVCNYCYAGDWFLIYLLCKNMDAVHFKELMASFAKELEENKDFLRKRNNKDKEYTV; encoded by the coding sequence ATGGTTCTTGATTTATTTGGGGCCCTCAAAGGTGCACTGAAATTTGCAACCTATTCCATCGACGACAGCGTATGTAGATTACATTACAAAGCTACAGTGTTGATTCTAACTGCGTTCAGCCTGTTAGTAACAAGCACCCAGTACTTTGGTGATCCAATTGACTGTGTGTCCACGGATGACATTCCTCAAAATCTTTTAGATACATACTGCTGGATTCACACTACCTTCACTCTTCCGTCTGCGATGGATCTTAAAGTTGGAGTCGAAGTTGTGGCCCCTGGAGTTAAGAAGACAGAGGTCGGAGAAAAGAAGGTTTACCACACCTATTATCAGTGGGTGTGTTTTGTTCTCTTTCTTCAGGCGGCGATGTTTTACCTGCCGAGGTACCTCTGGAAAATATGGGAAGGCTCTCTGGTAAAGAACTTGGTGTCGTCTCTAAACTCTCCTGTTTTAAGTTTTGAAGCCAAGTCGGAGGCCGTGTCTCTGGTGGTTGAATATCTTAAGACTCACTTGAATAACCACGGTAGGTACATTGGCTATTTCGTTATCACcgaaataatgtattttgttaatgtaatCGGTCAGATGTACCTAATAGATAAGTTCCTGGGCGGAGAGTTCACAACTTATGGAACAGACGTAATCAAATTTGCTAGAACTGAACAGCGAGATCGAGTTGATCCAATGATAAGAGTCTTCCCAAGAATGACCAAGTGCTCGTTCTACCAGTTCGGTTCCTCTGGTGATGTAAAGAAACATGACACCCTATGCATGTTATCTCTGAATATTATCAATGAAaagatatacatatttttatggtTCTGGTTGGTTATGTTGTGCGTTGTAAGTGGCATTAAGTTGGTTTACAGAATTTTTACCCTCCTTTGGCGAAACGGACGTCATCTTATTTTGAAAGCTAGAGCAAATATGGCAAATCAGGCGGACGTTGATACTGTGTGTAACTATTGTTACGCAGGTGATTGGTTTCTAATCTACCttctgtgtaaaaacatggaCGCCGTCCACTTTAAGGAGTTGATGGCGAGCTTTGCGAAAGAGCTAGAAGAAAACAAAGATTTCTTAAGGAAACGGAACAACAAAGACAAGGAATACACAGTGTAA